A stretch of Myxococcus hansupus DNA encodes these proteins:
- a CDS encoding immunity 49 family protein, translating into MSIQELPEEIASYTRMLAETASDKIPSQHLGGLCLKLSHQYRALGISLLLREANIDMFFHWLIQSALARQYFLERCQTEGNFASPHRGASAVGPFFDAVTAAQWKLARKIATLASDTHLQGEEYEDDFAYARFLYLFTNFEALDTTGLNDALNQFEEALEGGMSVRLDLCRALLNKDQNAFDASFDGLLVDHELQMKKQQKSILARDATFEPNRQVMVEGLALLQIAGRIGLQTQPEYRFCPGLVRRVDHAPYKPLAFPLIPLEE; encoded by the coding sequence ATGTCCATCCAGGAATTGCCCGAGGAGATCGCCTCCTACACGCGAATGCTGGCGGAGACCGCCTCCGACAAGATCCCGAGCCAGCACCTGGGCGGCCTCTGCTTGAAGCTGTCGCACCAGTACCGCGCCTTGGGCATCAGCCTCCTGCTCAGGGAGGCGAACATCGACATGTTCTTCCATTGGCTCATCCAGTCCGCCCTGGCGCGCCAATACTTCCTGGAGCGCTGCCAGACAGAAGGGAACTTCGCGTCGCCCCACCGCGGCGCCAGCGCCGTGGGCCCCTTCTTCGACGCGGTCACCGCCGCCCAATGGAAGCTGGCCCGGAAGATCGCCACGCTTGCGTCGGACACCCACCTTCAGGGTGAGGAGTACGAAGACGACTTCGCCTATGCCCGCTTCCTGTACCTGTTCACGAACTTCGAGGCATTGGACACGACCGGGCTCAACGACGCGCTCAACCAGTTCGAGGAGGCGCTCGAAGGCGGCATGAGCGTCCGGCTGGACCTGTGCCGCGCACTCCTGAACAAGGACCAGAACGCGTTCGATGCATCCTTCGACGGCCTGCTCGTTGACCATGAGCTACAGATGAAGAAGCAGCAGAAGTCCATCCTGGCGCGTGACGCCACCTTCGAGCCCAACCGGCAAGTCATGGTCGAGGGTCTCGCCCTCCTCCAAATCGCCGGCCGGATCGGGCTTCAGACACAGCCGGAGTATCGGTTCTGCCCGGGCCTCGTACGACGCGTCGACCACGCGCCCTACAAGCCACTGGCCTTCCCGCTCATTCCGCTGGAGGAATAG
- a CDS encoding imm11 family protein, protein MDFERDFELFDGISRASDSSADAYFEMDEDFPDDIRTEDFIVELTSLLVVSERTRQTLDAIGMKNNEFLPVTILNHKGRKEKGPFHILHQVTLQDCIDFEKTVCERNAFDPDLLSSISQFVLDERRIDPEVSLFRPRYFPYAPMFREDLVEKIRSAGLTGIKFTDPSLFKY, encoded by the coding sequence ATGGACTTCGAGCGAGACTTCGAACTCTTCGACGGGATTTCGCGCGCAAGCGACTCCTCAGCGGATGCCTATTTCGAGATGGACGAGGACTTCCCGGATGACATCCGCACGGAGGACTTCATCGTCGAACTCACCAGTCTTCTAGTGGTCTCAGAGCGGACACGCCAGACACTCGACGCCATCGGCATGAAGAACAACGAGTTCCTCCCGGTGACGATCCTCAATCACAAGGGCCGCAAGGAGAAGGGCCCCTTCCACATTCTCCATCAAGTGACGCTGCAGGACTGCATCGACTTCGAGAAGACCGTCTGTGAGCGCAATGCCTTCGACCCGGACCTCCTCAGCAGCATCAGCCAGTTCGTCTTGGACGAGCGCCGCATCGACCCGGAGGTCTCTCTTTTCCGGCCGAGATACTTCCCCTACGCGCCCATGTTCCGCGAAGACCTCGTCGAAAAGATCCGCTCTGCTGGACTGACGGGCATCAAGTTCACGGACCCATCCCTCTTCAAGTACTGA